The following proteins come from a genomic window of Galactobacillus timonensis:
- a CDS encoding PTS sugar transporter subunit IIA, translating into MNLIEKRNLQAHVHAGDWQQAISKAGQLLVASDEIKPSYIDRMISGVKELGPYIVLTPRFALAHSAPGDDVLQTSVSLITLDEPIDFNSTKGPVDVVMALACRDKDSHMAYLQKIAEMLMRQDMLSRIESCRDADELYQLINGTEQERG; encoded by the coding sequence GTGAATCTGATTGAGAAAAGAAATCTGCAGGCACATGTTCATGCGGGTGATTGGCAGCAGGCCATCAGCAAAGCGGGACAGCTTCTGGTCGCAAGCGACGAAATCAAACCTTCATATATTGACCGCATGATCAGCGGTGTAAAGGAACTGGGGCCCTATATTGTGCTTACTCCGCGGTTTGCCCTGGCCCATTCGGCTCCCGGTGATGATGTACTGCAGACTTCGGTATCATTGATAACGCTGGATGAACCGATCGATTTCAACAGTACAAAGGGGCCTGTTGATGTGGTAATGGCCCTTGCCTGCAGAGATAAGGATTCACATATGGCCTATCTGCAGAAAATTGCGGAAATGCTCATGCGGCAGGATATGCTCAGCAGAATTGAAAGCTGCCGCGATGCGGATGAGTTGTATCAACTGATAAACGGGACCGAACAAGAAAGGGGATGA
- a CDS encoding PTS sugar transporter subunit IIB, with amino-acid sequence MVPKIQCVCGFGCGSSLMLRMAIDDVLKKNNLEADTFTGDVGTCLSNDCDVIFISHELADRIQDRASMPIVTIDDFLNSKEIEEKTLAFMKQYSEKH; translated from the coding sequence ATGGTACCTAAGATTCAGTGTGTATGCGGTTTTGGCTGCGGGTCATCATTAATGCTGCGAATGGCGATTGATGATGTCCTCAAAAAGAACAATCTGGAGGCGGACACGTTCACCGGCGACGTGGGGACATGTCTGAGCAACGATTGTGACGTGATCTTCATTTCCCATGAGCTGGCTGACCGGATTCAGGACAGAGCATCTATGCCAATCGTGACAATTGATGACTTTCTCAACTCGAAGGAAATCGAAGAAAAGACACTTGCGTTCATGAAGCAGTATTCGGAAAAGCATTAA
- a CDS encoding BglG family transcription antiterminator, with amino-acid sequence MEMTELNQRQIQLIRHLMDQNTYVTVPSLASRFSVSTRTIRNDLETVRLFLNSFDADLKREQHKGVRIVCVEEEKAAVLNALSGRNLIGRQSRAARIILELLSRDLSTYESLAGVCGVSRQTVITCFPVVETYMKDQGLTVVKEKGSGVFATGKECAFRETFAKVISSGLVPVETVEEMEWARSPSASLAITLLKKAQDTLHVSYYDPEETCLILNYSLMRIANDHRIGKERLPRKVADLAAQEGFSEAFGLIDRDIPERDRIWLASILISGNARWCGGTHTTSQAGELARDLMERLQVLHPLSGEEQKKFLDGLSVHLETALYRLRNHIPVQNSMTSQIQISIPLIYEYTRQQLVNCEKKYDVTFDENETAYISMYVASAYESSSKMDHRVQIMVVCSFGTATSAILAARLRQVMPDCSIIGPCSKEEAVRYLQDHAVDMIISTDNESSLEGHPVVTVSPLLYHDNVDSIRSQAYQIAYEKMCNDFLSSYRNIPDTGSGKPARISDLMQEDEIQILDECSSWEKAIQIAAQPLLKKGKLEQRYVNRMIEAVAQLGTYMVIVPETAFVHAGTQDGIREECYALLVLKKPVIFGDRDCKRVSSIVVTGIKNREKSSLLDLVYIFSKESNRRLLHAKDVSKEIILNMDNRKEIHSESD; translated from the coding sequence ATGGAAATGACGGAGCTGAATCAGCGACAGATTCAACTGATCCGTCATCTGATGGATCAGAATACATATGTGACGGTGCCTTCGCTGGCATCCAGGTTTTCCGTGAGCACGCGAACCATTCGCAATGATCTGGAAACTGTGCGATTGTTTCTGAACAGTTTTGATGCGGATTTGAAAAGAGAACAACATAAAGGCGTACGGATTGTATGCGTCGAAGAAGAAAAGGCAGCTGTACTCAATGCGCTCAGCGGCCGCAATCTCATTGGACGCCAGTCCCGGGCAGCACGCATCATACTGGAGTTGCTCAGTCGGGATCTGAGCACATACGAATCACTTGCGGGCGTCTGCGGTGTAAGCAGACAGACGGTCATCACATGTTTTCCAGTAGTAGAAACGTATATGAAAGACCAGGGCCTGACTGTCGTGAAAGAAAAAGGGAGCGGCGTTTTCGCAACTGGAAAGGAATGCGCGTTCCGCGAGACATTTGCCAAAGTGATCAGCAGCGGACTGGTGCCTGTGGAAACCGTGGAAGAAATGGAATGGGCACGTAGCCCCTCAGCATCGCTGGCAATCACGCTGCTGAAAAAAGCTCAGGATACTCTGCACGTTTCATATTACGATCCAGAAGAAACCTGTTTGATTTTGAACTACAGCCTGATGCGGATTGCGAATGACCACCGGATTGGGAAGGAAAGGCTTCCCCGGAAGGTTGCGGATCTGGCTGCGCAGGAAGGCTTCTCTGAAGCGTTTGGACTGATTGACCGAGATATTCCTGAACGGGACAGGATCTGGCTTGCGTCAATTCTGATTTCCGGCAATGCACGCTGGTGCGGCGGCACGCACACAACTTCACAGGCAGGTGAACTTGCCCGCGACCTGATGGAACGGCTTCAGGTCCTTCATCCATTAAGCGGGGAAGAACAGAAAAAATTTCTGGACGGCCTGAGTGTACATCTGGAGACGGCACTGTACCGGCTACGCAATCATATCCCGGTCCAAAACAGTATGACTTCGCAGATTCAAATCAGTATTCCATTGATCTATGAATATACCCGCCAGCAGCTGGTGAATTGCGAAAAGAAGTATGATGTGACCTTTGATGAAAATGAGACAGCATATATCTCGATGTATGTTGCCAGTGCCTATGAATCCTCCAGCAAAATGGATCACCGGGTTCAGATCATGGTCGTGTGCTCGTTCGGGACGGCGACCAGCGCGATTCTGGCGGCACGGCTGCGCCAGGTGATGCCGGACTGCTCCATTATCGGTCCCTGTTCCAAAGAGGAAGCGGTGCGGTATCTGCAGGATCATGCGGTCGACATGATTATCTCTACGGATAATGAAAGTTCACTGGAAGGACATCCGGTCGTCACCGTCAGCCCATTGCTGTATCACGACAACGTTGACAGTATCCGTTCACAGGCCTACCAGATTGCCTACGAGAAGATGTGCAACGACTTTCTGAGCAGCTACAGAAATATCCCCGATACAGGGTCCGGAAAGCCGGCGCGAATCAGTGATCTGATGCAGGAAGATGAGATTCAGATTCTTGACGAATGTTCATCCTGGGAAAAAGCGATTCAGATTGCAGCACAGCCGCTGCTGAAGAAAGGAAAACTGGAGCAACGCTATGTTAACCGCATGATCGAAGCGGTGGCCCAGTTGGGAACGTATATGGTCATTGTCCCGGAGACGGCATTTGTACATGCCGGCACGCAGGATGGAATCCGGGAAGAATGCTATGCACTGCTGGTGCTGAAGAAGCCAGTCATTTTTGGCGACCGTGACTGCAAGCGGGTTTCCAGCATTGTGGTGACCGGAATCAAAAACAGGGAAAAATCGTCGCTGCTGGATCTGGTTTATATCTTTTCGAAAGAATCGAACCGGCGGCTTTTGCACGCAAAGGATGTGAGTAAAGAAATTATTTTGAATATGGACAACAGGAAGGAGATTCACAGTGAATCTGATTGA